The Musa acuminata AAA Group cultivar baxijiao chromosome BXJ2-2, Cavendish_Baxijiao_AAA, whole genome shotgun sequence genome has a segment encoding these proteins:
- the LOC135605572 gene encoding protein FAR1-RELATED SEQUENCE 11-like produces MKKMSSKNNGCLTHRRRCPCGDEQCCIRLDEDEEDISMDPSALSEPNLMQGAQHITAEAAAVDAPYVGQSFRTDAEAQEYYTNFARKNGFAIRRERSKGNPAHPLGVYKRELVCHRAGVSLPRKTVELKRQRNKKSSRCRCEAQMIIKKNVLKGTSCWIVVHFSNEHNHQLLDSEEVRHLPAYRNIPPAVRERILFLSKAGCTVNLMMRALEMERGAKPGHLTFTERDLRNFLQANKGIDRETEGSELLKACKAMRDKSSDFRYDYTLDANEKLEHIAWSYPDGVHAYKVFGDVVIFDTTYRLYAYDRPFGVWFGVDNYGNLIFLGCVLLQDERPASFKWALQSFVSLMDGKFPQTIMTDLDMGLREAMMSELPNTKHAFGIWYVTHRLSSWFSTLLGSQYNSFMNAFHQVHSLESENDFVQQWGHMVNEFGLASDRHIAILSLYQSYWALPFLHGWFLGGLTTSSSVSIKPFFRGFLNAQTRLKDFVEQVGVAIELQNQAGEEATMRQNYHNVKIKTCMPIEEHCLSILTPYAFDMFQKELISSTQFAVYESQRETYLVRHRLKADGGYIVQCFPSEQELCCSCKGFESCGILCRHTLRVLSLKNCFMLPDRYLLMRWRRESSLFPKSSGYNYRSQALRSLSSIIIQESSITKDRFNYVQWHMSKLLTHVRNMPTVDEVVSDMETVTSVDTTVSNRRSRARLRKVKSVVEMPNETQELSKAQTFSETLELSELP; encoded by the exons ATGAAGAAAATGTCATCGAAGAACAATGGTTGCCTTACCCATAGGCGACGCTGCCCGTGTGGAGATGAGCAGTGTTGCATCAGACTTGATGAGGATGAAGAAGACATATCAATGGATCCTTCGGCTCTCTCGGAACCAAACCTTATGCAGGGAGCACAACATATTACTGCTGAGGCCGCTGCAGTTGACGCTCCTTATGTCGGACAGTCTTTTCGGACCGATGCCGAGGCCCAGGAATACTATACCAACTTTGCCAGGAAGAATGGGTTTGCCATCCGGCGAGAGCGCTCAAAAGGGAATCCAGCACATCCACTGGGTGTTTATAAACGGGAACTTGTCTGCCATCGTGCTGGAGTATCTCTGCCTAGGAAAACTGTAGAACTCAAACGGCAGAGAAACAAGAAATCATCACGCTGCAGATGTGAGGCTCAGATGATTATCAAGAAGAATGTTCTAAAGGGTACGAGCTGTTGGATAGTTGTTCATTTCAGTAATGAGCATAACCATCAGTTGTTGGATAGTGAGGAAGTCCGCCATCTCCCTGCCTACAGGAATATTCCTCCGGCTGTCCGTGAACGTATTTTGTTTCTGTCAAAGGCTGGTTGCACTGTGAATCTTATGATGAGGGCACTTGAGATGGAAAGGGGAGCGAAGCCAGGTCATTTAACTTTCACAGAGAGGGACTTGAGGAACTTTCTTCAGGCTAACAAGGGCATTGATCGAGAAACCGAAGGTTCAGAACTCCTTAAGGCCTGCAAGGCTATGAGGGACAAGAGCTCAGATTTTCGTTATGACTACACAttggatgcaaatgagaagcttgagCATATTGCTTGGTCATATCCAGATGGTGTTCATGCATACAAGGTTTTTGGGGATGTAGTTATTTTTGACACAACATATCGTTTGTATGCATATGACAGGCCTTTTGGAGTATGGTTTGGCGTGGACAACTACGGAAATCTAATATTTTTAGGTTGTGTTCTACTGCAAGATGAAAGGCCAGCTTCATTCAAATGGGCCTTGCAG TCGTTTGTTAGTCTTATGGATGGGAAGTTCCCGCAAACAATAATGACTGATCTAGACATGGGACTTAGAGAGGCTATGATGAGTGAATTGCCAAACACTAAACATGCTTTTGGCATATGGTATGTTACACATAGATTATCaagctggttttctaccttacttggTTCGCAATACAATTCATTTATGAATGCTTTCCATCAAGTTCATAGCCTGGAGAGTGAGAATGACTTTGTGCAACAATGGGGTCATATGGTTAATGAGTTTGGGCTAGCTTCAGATAGACATATAGCCATACTTTCACTATATCAATCCTATTGGGCATTACCATTCTTACATGGTTGGTTTCTTGGGGGATTGACGACTAGTTCTTCAGTGTCTATCAAGCCATTCTTCAGAGGGTTCCTGAATGCACAAACACGTCTAAAAGATTTTGTGGAGCAG GTGGGTGTCGCAATTGAATTACAAAATCAAGCTGGAGAGGAAGCAACAATGAGGCAGAATTATCACAATGTCAAGATTAAAACATGCATGCCTATTGAAGAACATTGTTTGAGTATATTGACGCCTTACGCGTTTGATATGTTTCAGAAAGAACTTATATCATCGACACAATTTGCAGTATATGAGTCACAGAGGGAGACTTACCTTGTCCGCCACCGGTTGAAGGCAGATGGAGGCTATATAGTGCAGTGCTTTCCATCGGAGCAAGAGTTATGTTGCAGTTGCAAGGGATTCGAATCCTGTGGAATATTATGCAGGCATACCCTCAGAGTGCTTTCTTTGAAAAATTGTTTCATGCTTCCAGATAGATACCTATTGATGCGGTGGCGTCGTGAAAGCTCATTGTTTCCAAAAAGCAGTGGTTACAATTATCGATCCCAAGCTTTACGCTCCCTTTCATCAATCATAATACAGGAATCTTCAATAACAAAAGACCGTTTCAACTATGTGCAGTGGCACATGAGTAAGCTTCTCACTCATGTGAGGAACATGCCGACAGTTGATGAAGTGGTCTCAGATATGGAGACTGTCACATCAGTTGATACTACAGTCTCAAATAGAAGATCTAGAGCAAGGCTCAGAAAAGTAAAATCAGTTGTTGAAATGCCAAACGAGACACAAGAATTATCCAAGGCTCAAACATTTTCAGAAACACTAGAATTGTCAGAATTGCCTTAG
- the LOC103976039 gene encoding EG45-like domain containing protein: MIYTSLPCSGQASTTGMMNKSILIPCLLSFLFLSPPSLADVGTAASYGPPYLPTACYGSDESQFPPNNLFAAAGDAIWDNDASCGRQYLVRCLSSATPGACTDGTVQVTVVDFAPSLVSAPSAVGATMVLSETAYGMISQSSANEINIEFTQV, translated from the exons ATGATTTATACCTCGCTTCCTTGCTCGGGACAAGCTTCCACCACAGGCATGATGAACAAGTCTATCCTTATCCCGtgcctcctctccttccttttcCTTTCCCCTCCCTCTCTCGCAGATGTCGGCACCGCCGCCTCCTACGGCCCGCCCTACCTCC CCACGGCGTGCTACGGGAGTGACGAGAGCCAGTTCCCGCCGAACAACCTGTTCGCGGCGGCGGGCGACGCGATATGGGACAATGACGCCTCCTGCGGGAGGCAGTACCTGGTGAGGTGCCTCAGCTCCGCCACGCCGGGGGCGTGCACGGACGGCACGGTGCAGGTCACGGTCGTCGACTTCGCACCCTCGCTCGTCTCCGCCCCGTCTGCGGTGGGTGCAACCATGGTTCTCTCGGAGACGGCTTATGGGATGATATCGCAGTCGTCAGCGAACGAGATCAACATAGAATTCACACA GGTTTGA
- the LOC135605571 gene encoding serine/threonine protein phosphatase 2A 57 kDa regulatory subunit B' kappa isoform-like, which translates to MWKQFLSKLPRKSSKSDASSGTTRSHPINNGTTSMNGNPIQRTSSGNVVPSRSTAVKRTASAIFPSSVVTSIEPLLLFKDVPNTEKQNLFISKLNLCCVVFDFSDPNKNSTEKDMKRQALLDLIDYVDAGSSRFTEPMISASCKMFAMNLFRAFPPNNRSSAGGGETEEEEPMFEPAWSHLQLVYDLFLKFIESSSLDAKIGKKYVDHSFIVRLLHLFDSEDPRERDCLKTILHRIYGKFMVHRPFIRKAVSNIFYQFVFETDRHNGIAELLEVFGSVISGFALPLKEEHKIFLWKALIPLHKPKTLGVYLQQLTYCVTQFIEKEPKLASSVIKGLLRYWPVTSSQKEVMFLSGLEEVMEATNMVELQKCMIPLFRRISFCINSSHFQVAERALFLWNNDHVLSLVSQHRQAIMPVVLPALERNTRSHWNQAVLNLTQNVKKMLSEMDEELFLACKTKFEEEETRQTIMEEKRRMTWERLESIAAFRPVTGNTSVLVRPAIAPPVVAALS; encoded by the exons ATGTGGAAGCAATTCCTCAGTAAATTACCCCGCAAGTCTTCCAAATCTGATGCTTCCTCGGGTACGACCCGCAGCCATCCCATCAACAATGGCACGACTTCCATGAACGGGAATCCAATCCAGCGAACTAGCAGCGGCAATGTAGTCCCCTCCCGTTCAACCGCCGTGAAGCGGACTGCTTCTGCTATCTTCCCGTCGAGTGTTGTCACCAGCATTGAGCCTCTCCTCTTATTCAAAGATGTCCCCAACACGGAAAAGCAGAACCTTTTCATCAGTAAGTTGAACCTCTGCTGCGTTGTCTTCGATTTCTCCGATCCAAACAAGAACTCCACCGAGAAGGATATGAAACGGCAGGCACTACTAGATCTCATTGATTATGTTGATGCTGGGAGTTCTCGGTTCACTGAGCCCATGATTTCTGCTAGCTGTAAGATGTTTGCTATGAACTTGTTCAGGGCCTTTCCACCAAACAATCGATCAAGCGCTGGTGGTGGGGAGACTGAAGAGGAAGAGCCGATGTTCGAACCAGCTTGGTCTCATCTGCAACTTGTCTATGATTTATTTCTTAAGTTCATCGAATCCTCCTCGCTTGATGCTAAGATTGGGAAGAAGTACGTAGATCATTCCTTCATCGTGAGACTGCTTCACCTCTTTGATTCTGAGGATCCCAGAGAAAGGGATTGCTTGAAGACAATCTTGCATAGGATCTACGGAAAATTcatggtgcatcgtcctttcatcCGGAAAGCAGTGAGCAATATATTTTATCAGTTCGTGTTTGAGACAGACCGGCACAATGGGATTGCTGAGTTGTTAGAAGTTTTTGGCAGTGTGATCAGTGGTTTTGCCCTGCCTTTGAAGGAGGAGCACAAAATATTTTTGTGGAAGGCACTAATACCTCTGCACAAACCAAAGACATTAGGCGTTTATCTCCAACAGCTGACTTACTGTGTGACACAGTTCATAGAAAAAGAGCCCAAGCTGGCGAGTTCAGTGATAAAAGGGTTGCTGAGATATTGGCCAGTAACAAGTAGCCAGAAGGAAGTAATGTTTTTGAGCGGGTTAGAGGAGGTCATGGAGGCTACTAACATGGTGGAGCTCCAGAAGTGTATGATTCCATTGTTCCGGAGGATTAGTTTCTGCATCAACAGCTCCCACTTCCAG GTGGCGGAGCGGGCCCTCTTCTTGTGGAACAATGATCATGTGCTTAGCCTGGTGTCCCAACACCGGCAAGCAATCATGCCCGTGGTTTTGCCAGCTCTAGAGAGGAACACCCGGAGTCACTGGAATCAAGCTGTTCTGAATCTAACACAGAATGTGAAAAAGATGCTCTCTGAGATGGATGAGGAGCTGTTCTTGGCCTGCAAAACGAAGTTTGAAGAGGAGGAAACGAGGCAAACAATAATGGAGGAGAAGCGAAGGATGACCTGGGAGCGGCTGGAGTCCATCGCGGCCTTCCGGCCAGTAACTGGGAACACATCTGTCCTGGTAAGACCGGCAATCGCTCCACCAGTTGTCGCTGCTCTTAGTTGA
- the LOC103976037 gene encoding protein TIFY 8 isoform X1 → MAVVMTTGAGGDEQQQQHQNPFFLDFLGMGMSCGGQTPAPDSRSMTGHAEPDAASPSASWQTLGVSSAGQHGIVSATSLLGSERRGMRSSEVFHFHGRKNAISDPEGGNTLPGRKRSHPESVYSGLIDRAFPLSSGSPESPCLIKMFGKEIVSERPDKARDDEIMLSMHRPPRPTSLVLHPPLSSRPDSLSSKLEQSLSRSPGRLLHASCFSKATISSSYVNKDASAVATVISQSSIDDGSRTNIKASGVVSISNPVSMVCEKISTEFLPRPKASHATESETSNAVRCVSFTMWLICFDKLSLNLDSSVSVEYDGINATKPLFVFDRRSKAASPGRQMTIFYSGQAHVFDSVHPNKADVILALAGSNGVSWSTTYHSRSSDQSIVNEAKTREEAWTSNLPISVQGDMSHQIAEIPPPSDHSAIRSGGKDVGDEGCA, encoded by the exons ATGGCGGTCGTGATGACGACGGGTGCGGGCGGGgatgagcagcagcagcagcaccagaATCCCTTCTTTCTCGACTTCTTGGGCATGGGCATGAGCTGTGGTGGGCAAACGCCCGCGCCTGATTCCCGCTCCATGACCGGGCACGCCGAACCCGACGCGGCCTCGCCCTCCGCTTCCTGGCAAACGCTTGGCGTCTCTTCCGCTGGGCAGCATGGCATTGTTTCCGCAACCTCTCTTCTCGGTTCAG AGAGACGGGGGATGAGAAGTTCTGAGGTTTTTCACTTTCATGGTAGGAAGAATGCCATTTCAGACCCCGAAGGAGGTAATACATTGCCAGGAAGAAAGAGGAGCCATCCTGAATCAGTATATTCAGGTTTGATAGATCGAGCATTTCCCCTGAGCTCAGGCTCCCCTGAAAGCCCATGCTTGATTAAG ATGTTTGGAAAAGAAATAGTTAGTGAGCGCCCGGATAAAGCTcgtgatgatgaaattatgttgTCTATGCATCGACCACCAAGGCCAACTTCTCTTGTGTTGCATCCTCCCCTTAGTAGCAGACCTGATTCTCTTAGTTCCAAGTTAGAACAATCATTGTCCAGAAGTCCTGGACGGTTACTACATGCTTCATGCTTTTCGAAAGCTACAATTTCTTCTTCATATGTGAACAAAGATGCAAGTGCGGTTGCGACAGTTATTTCACAATCTTCCATAGATGACGGTTCTCGAACAAACATCAAAGCTTCTGGAGTTGTAAGTATCAGCAACCCCGTTAGCATGGTTTGTGAGAAAATATCAACCGAATTCTTGCCTAGACCTAAGGCTTCTCATGCTACAGAATCAGAAACTTCTAATGCTGTAAGGTGTGTCTCTTTTACAATGTGGCTTATATGTTTCGACAAGCTCTCCCTTAACCTTGATTCATCCGTTAGTGTTGAATATGATGGTATCAATGCCACAAAACCTCTATTTGTCTTTGACAGGCGATCTAAGGCAGCGTCTCCTGGACGTCAGATGACCATATTCTACTCTGGCCAAGCACATGTTTTTGACAGTGTCCATCCAAATAAG GCAGATGTAATACTGGCTTTAGCTGGATCAAACGGCGTATCATGGTCGACCACTTACCACTCCAGATCTAGTGATCAGTCGATCGTGAATGAAGCTAAAACACGAGAGGAAGCGTGGACGAGCAATTTGCCAATATCTGTACAAGGGGATATGAGTCACCAAATTGCAGAGATACCACCTCCGAGTGATCATTCTGCCATTAGATCTG GTGGAAAGGATGTGGGTGACGAAGGGTGCGCTTGA
- the LOC103976037 gene encoding uncharacterized protein LOC103976037 isoform X4 — protein MALFPQPLFSVQNAISDPEGGNTLPGRKRSHPESVYSGLIDRAFPLSSGSPESPCLIKMFGKEIVSERPDKARDDEIMLSMHRPPRPTSLVLHPPLSSRPDSLSSKLEQSLSRSPGRLLHASCFSKATISSSYVNKDASAVATVISQSSIDDGSRTNIKASGVVSISNPVSMVCEKISTEFLPRPKASHATESETSNAVRCVSFTMWLICFDKLSLNLDSSVSVEYDGINATKPLFVFDRRSKAASPGRQMTIFYSGQAHVFDSVHPNKADVILALAGSNGVSWSTTYHSRSSDQSIVNEAKTREEAWTSNLPISVQGDMSHQIAEIPPPSDHSAIRSGGKDVGDEGCA, from the exons ATGGCATTGTTTCCGCAACCTCTCTTCTCGGTTCAG AATGCCATTTCAGACCCCGAAGGAGGTAATACATTGCCAGGAAGAAAGAGGAGCCATCCTGAATCAGTATATTCAGGTTTGATAGATCGAGCATTTCCCCTGAGCTCAGGCTCCCCTGAAAGCCCATGCTTGATTAAG ATGTTTGGAAAAGAAATAGTTAGTGAGCGCCCGGATAAAGCTcgtgatgatgaaattatgttgTCTATGCATCGACCACCAAGGCCAACTTCTCTTGTGTTGCATCCTCCCCTTAGTAGCAGACCTGATTCTCTTAGTTCCAAGTTAGAACAATCATTGTCCAGAAGTCCTGGACGGTTACTACATGCTTCATGCTTTTCGAAAGCTACAATTTCTTCTTCATATGTGAACAAAGATGCAAGTGCGGTTGCGACAGTTATTTCACAATCTTCCATAGATGACGGTTCTCGAACAAACATCAAAGCTTCTGGAGTTGTAAGTATCAGCAACCCCGTTAGCATGGTTTGTGAGAAAATATCAACCGAATTCTTGCCTAGACCTAAGGCTTCTCATGCTACAGAATCAGAAACTTCTAATGCTGTAAGGTGTGTCTCTTTTACAATGTGGCTTATATGTTTCGACAAGCTCTCCCTTAACCTTGATTCATCCGTTAGTGTTGAATATGATGGTATCAATGCCACAAAACCTCTATTTGTCTTTGACAGGCGATCTAAGGCAGCGTCTCCTGGACGTCAGATGACCATATTCTACTCTGGCCAAGCACATGTTTTTGACAGTGTCCATCCAAATAAG GCAGATGTAATACTGGCTTTAGCTGGATCAAACGGCGTATCATGGTCGACCACTTACCACTCCAGATCTAGTGATCAGTCGATCGTGAATGAAGCTAAAACACGAGAGGAAGCGTGGACGAGCAATTTGCCAATATCTGTACAAGGGGATATGAGTCACCAAATTGCAGAGATACCACCTCCGAGTGATCATTCTGCCATTAGATCTG GTGGAAAGGATGTGGGTGACGAAGGGTGCGCTTGA
- the LOC103976037 gene encoding uncharacterized protein LOC103976037 isoform X3 has protein sequence MRSSEVFHFHGRKNAISDPEGGNTLPGRKRSHPESVYSGLIDRAFPLSSGSPESPCLIKMFGKEIVSERPDKARDDEIMLSMHRPPRPTSLVLHPPLSSRPDSLSSKLEQSLSRSPGRLLHASCFSKATISSSYVNKDASAVATVISQSSIDDGSRTNIKASGVVSISNPVSMVCEKISTEFLPRPKASHATESETSNAVRCVSFTMWLICFDKLSLNLDSSVSVEYDGINATKPLFVFDRRSKAASPGRQMTIFYSGQAHVFDSVHPNKADVILALAGSNGVSWSTTYHSRSSDQSIVNEAKTREEAWTSNLPISVQGDMSHQIAEIPPPSDHSAIRSGGKDVGDEGCA, from the exons ATGAGAAGTTCTGAGGTTTTTCACTTTCATGGTAGGAAGAATGCCATTTCAGACCCCGAAGGAGGTAATACATTGCCAGGAAGAAAGAGGAGCCATCCTGAATCAGTATATTCAGGTTTGATAGATCGAGCATTTCCCCTGAGCTCAGGCTCCCCTGAAAGCCCATGCTTGATTAAG ATGTTTGGAAAAGAAATAGTTAGTGAGCGCCCGGATAAAGCTcgtgatgatgaaattatgttgTCTATGCATCGACCACCAAGGCCAACTTCTCTTGTGTTGCATCCTCCCCTTAGTAGCAGACCTGATTCTCTTAGTTCCAAGTTAGAACAATCATTGTCCAGAAGTCCTGGACGGTTACTACATGCTTCATGCTTTTCGAAAGCTACAATTTCTTCTTCATATGTGAACAAAGATGCAAGTGCGGTTGCGACAGTTATTTCACAATCTTCCATAGATGACGGTTCTCGAACAAACATCAAAGCTTCTGGAGTTGTAAGTATCAGCAACCCCGTTAGCATGGTTTGTGAGAAAATATCAACCGAATTCTTGCCTAGACCTAAGGCTTCTCATGCTACAGAATCAGAAACTTCTAATGCTGTAAGGTGTGTCTCTTTTACAATGTGGCTTATATGTTTCGACAAGCTCTCCCTTAACCTTGATTCATCCGTTAGTGTTGAATATGATGGTATCAATGCCACAAAACCTCTATTTGTCTTTGACAGGCGATCTAAGGCAGCGTCTCCTGGACGTCAGATGACCATATTCTACTCTGGCCAAGCACATGTTTTTGACAGTGTCCATCCAAATAAG GCAGATGTAATACTGGCTTTAGCTGGATCAAACGGCGTATCATGGTCGACCACTTACCACTCCAGATCTAGTGATCAGTCGATCGTGAATGAAGCTAAAACACGAGAGGAAGCGTGGACGAGCAATTTGCCAATATCTGTACAAGGGGATATGAGTCACCAAATTGCAGAGATACCACCTCCGAGTGATCATTCTGCCATTAGATCTG GTGGAAAGGATGTGGGTGACGAAGGGTGCGCTTGA
- the LOC103976037 gene encoding protein TIFY 8 isoform X2 — translation MAVVMTTGAGGDEQQQQHQNPFFLDFLGMGMSCGGQTPAPDSRSMTGHAEPDAASPSASWQTLGVSSAGQHGIVSATSLLGSERRGMRSSEVFHFHGRKNAISDPEGGNTLPGRKRSHPESVYSGLIDRAFPLSSGSPESPCLIKMFGKEIVSERPDKARDDEIMLSMHRPPRPTSLVLHPPLSSRPDSLSSKLEQSLSRSPGRLLHASCFSKATISSSYVNKDASAVATVISQSSIDDGSRTNIKASGVVSISNPVSMVCEKISTEFLPRPKASHATESETSNAVRRSKAASPGRQMTIFYSGQAHVFDSVHPNKADVILALAGSNGVSWSTTYHSRSSDQSIVNEAKTREEAWTSNLPISVQGDMSHQIAEIPPPSDHSAIRSGGKDVGDEGCA, via the exons ATGGCGGTCGTGATGACGACGGGTGCGGGCGGGgatgagcagcagcagcagcaccagaATCCCTTCTTTCTCGACTTCTTGGGCATGGGCATGAGCTGTGGTGGGCAAACGCCCGCGCCTGATTCCCGCTCCATGACCGGGCACGCCGAACCCGACGCGGCCTCGCCCTCCGCTTCCTGGCAAACGCTTGGCGTCTCTTCCGCTGGGCAGCATGGCATTGTTTCCGCAACCTCTCTTCTCGGTTCAG AGAGACGGGGGATGAGAAGTTCTGAGGTTTTTCACTTTCATGGTAGGAAGAATGCCATTTCAGACCCCGAAGGAGGTAATACATTGCCAGGAAGAAAGAGGAGCCATCCTGAATCAGTATATTCAGGTTTGATAGATCGAGCATTTCCCCTGAGCTCAGGCTCCCCTGAAAGCCCATGCTTGATTAAG ATGTTTGGAAAAGAAATAGTTAGTGAGCGCCCGGATAAAGCTcgtgatgatgaaattatgttgTCTATGCATCGACCACCAAGGCCAACTTCTCTTGTGTTGCATCCTCCCCTTAGTAGCAGACCTGATTCTCTTAGTTCCAAGTTAGAACAATCATTGTCCAGAAGTCCTGGACGGTTACTACATGCTTCATGCTTTTCGAAAGCTACAATTTCTTCTTCATATGTGAACAAAGATGCAAGTGCGGTTGCGACAGTTATTTCACAATCTTCCATAGATGACGGTTCTCGAACAAACATCAAAGCTTCTGGAGTTGTAAGTATCAGCAACCCCGTTAGCATGGTTTGTGAGAAAATATCAACCGAATTCTTGCCTAGACCTAAGGCTTCTCATGCTACAGAATCAGAAACTTCTAATGCTGTAAG GCGATCTAAGGCAGCGTCTCCTGGACGTCAGATGACCATATTCTACTCTGGCCAAGCACATGTTTTTGACAGTGTCCATCCAAATAAG GCAGATGTAATACTGGCTTTAGCTGGATCAAACGGCGTATCATGGTCGACCACTTACCACTCCAGATCTAGTGATCAGTCGATCGTGAATGAAGCTAAAACACGAGAGGAAGCGTGGACGAGCAATTTGCCAATATCTGTACAAGGGGATATGAGTCACCAAATTGCAGAGATACCACCTCCGAGTGATCATTCTGCCATTAGATCTG GTGGAAAGGATGTGGGTGACGAAGGGTGCGCTTGA